In the genome of Chloroflexota bacterium, one region contains:
- a CDS encoding transcriptional repressor → MERAMSCEQATAQALRESGHRLTPQRLMILSVIRHSELHVTASEIYGEVKT, encoded by the coding sequence ATGGAGCGTGCAATGAGTTGTGAACAGGCGACCGCACAGGCATTGAGGGAGTCCGGCCATCGCTTGACGCCGCAGCGCCTTATGATTCTGTCCGTCATACGCCACTCGGAACTCCATGTTACGGCATCCGAGATATACGGGGAGGTGAAGACG